In Takifugu rubripes chromosome 22, fTakRub1.2, whole genome shotgun sequence, the genomic window cgcctcaTGAGTTATTGATGCGTCTCTCAAGGCTCTGGCAGCACTAACTCAGGGGAACGTCACAGGCTGCttccaaaacacacatttaagtCCTACAGACACACTCCGTGCACATGTTGTCTCTTTACATGGAGTTAGCATGTATCTCCCCACGAGAGCTAGCGTCGCTACACGTGGAGCACGCAGGCTAACGAGAAAATCGCTCCTACACGATAAGATGTGAGGAGGGTGTCAGTCAGCACGTGCACGAACCCCAAACACCCAAGGAGAGGAAGACCAGTCTCATACTGGTGTTTTTGTGGGCGCTCATCTCATACTGGTGGTGAaccaggcagctgtgtgtgatgtgtcaCTCGGATCTAGTTTATAAgccacaaataaatgaataaattaaccCTAAACAAACTCAGCATGTTCAGTTAAGTCAGCAAAAAACCTGAACCCAATCTCCCATTTTCCCTCGGCTCCTGGAGGATGGAAATGATGGTTTTTATCTTCACTGACAATTTCAGAGGTTTGTTCAAAGACTAAAACTGGAATGTGAAATAAATCCCTCCGCAGGAGTGACAGATGTCTGGTGAGGAGAAATAACAACTTTTATATCATCGTCACGTAAAATCGTTAAATGTTTAACGAGATTTCTGGAAACAGATGAttaaaagggaggaagaggaggagttgaTGAGTGCTTCCTCATcctgccaccagagggcaaTCCAGACCAACTGAGTCTGAGTTTTCATCTCTTCATTTGTTATTCCGTCATCGGTGACGTTTGGAGAGCGGAACTGTCGTTTAAACATCACGTGACCGAAGCAAATCAGGAAAAACCTCAACTGGGATGATTTTATACGCTGGATTTCACTCCTGTGAAGGAGGTGAGATTATTAGTTAATGTATTGACTCCTCCTAATCTGTTTCTATGGGATTCTCCTTTTCCTTTAGAGGACTTTTCCACCtctggagtcctggttggaaTCAGTATTCCGTTGAGATGCAGTAAAGGAGGCGATAAGCTTGAGTAATCAGGCCTTATTAAACTGACTCTTTGCTCTTTTGAACTCATCAAAGGAGCCATTTTCTGCCAGGCGGTTCTTTTGATTCCGCTAGATCTCAGAGCGAGATGAAGTCAGACTAGAAGTGCATTAGCTGAGAGGACACCGGCTCGGCGTTCCCGTTACCTGGACGGAGTTCAGATGGCAGTAGCCGTTGAGCGGGAAGCGGATGACGTGCGTGGAGTCGTGGTTCCAGCCGGCGTTGACCGAGTTGCACATGACGTCGCCGATCTCCGGGAACACGTCCTCGATCAGGGCCTTGTCGCCGCTGAGCGTGATCCTCTCGCCCAGTTCGGGGGCCACGCGCACCACCAGGCACTCGCAGGGGCGCAGCACCCGGCCCAGCTCCTGGTCCTGGCGCCAGCGCTCCAGCTCGGCCAGCATGGGCTGCAGCTGGAAGTAGCGCGCCTCCTCGTACAGCAGGCTGTAGTCCTGGAGGAGGCAAGGAACAGTttaaatctgggggggggggggcagcacagcGTCTAGGTCTGACTGTGGCGGCGGAAACGCAGCCTGGAGGCGCCCAAAGACGCCGACCACGCGGTTCCTCATTTCCTGTCGGCGCTTCATGATAATCCAGTGACATTCCTGACAAGAGATCAGATTCGCTGATATTCCGACTCCCAAAAAGTTCCTCCCCAAACTAGCGTGAGCTTTGTGAGTGAGCTCATGTGGAGAATGGCGTAATCGCAGCTGTCTGGCTGATTTTTATCTATTTACTAAAGCAGCAACAGCACATACGCCCGCTTCTGTTTCAGCCATAAAGCTCATGTATCCCCTCCGGCAGAACCAGGGAAAAACTTCTCCCTTTTCTGAGCCGATATGAAAGCAGCTGGTGACTTAAACGTGGCCAACAGTGCGTCGGGATACTGCAGATCAAAATAGCTATAAACGCAAAGGGCTAATCGCCTCGCGCTCCTAttggggggttgtttttttctttctaatttGGAGCCGACCCAAGAGtgcaaaacaggaagaagtTTGGAAAAGCGACGTTTCTACCCGAGTGAGCAGCGAGccgagcggaggaggaggaggaggagatgcggAGGGACGGGCAGCACAGGGCTGTGTGGGGTAGAGCGGTGGATCTGTTCCTTGCAGGACTGCAGGGCCTGAAAGGCATCACAACGCAGTTTTCTCAGGCTCCTCTCGCCATGTGAACGTGGCCCGGGCCTGAACCGGGATCTGTCTTGCGTCTTTGCTTATTTTAGCTGACATACTTTCCACTGATTGAGTCACTGTGGACAGTCCATCAGATAATACGCTTATTTGTTTTCTCCTGAGGCGAGTTAAGTAATTACAGACTAAATGACACATAAGAATTTTTTGAAGaataggtggggggggggggggggggggggaatgctAACGTGTCACATGCACGGAGCCTCAGCCTGCGTGGACGCTTGGCACGAGAACATAGAGGAGGCTCAGCCAATGTCGCCCGCTGTTTATTTATGGGCGAGCGCGATGGTTTTTCCTTTATTGTAATCTCAGGATCGGGAGGGAGGCTCTGGTTTTGCTCCAGGTCTCCAGCGTGGGAGCCCAGGCAGAGGTCTGGTGACCAAAGGCGCGGCACTCAGCGTGCACGCCGCCTTCGCCGCCGTCCACTCACTTTGAAGTCGTCCGGGATGAGGAGCTTGGACGTCCTGAGGAAGTTGAGGATGTAGCGGAACATGTGTCCATCCCTGTCAATGAAGTAGTGCTGCTTCAGGCTGTCCAGGACTATGGGCTCCGTACCATCAAAGAGACGGCCGATTCTGCccacagagaggggagggggagagatggaaggggggggggcaaatgggGACAATACGTCAAGAACAGTTCACACAGCAGAATTCCTGCTCAACATTTAGAGACGACACAAGACCTCAGCGCTAAAGAAAGCTGGAAAACAGAGGTGGTATGAAAGGGTGAGGCCAGCTGGTTGCCGGTTGCCCGGGGCGACCAGCCAGCCGGCCTCAGGCCGCGGCCTGGGAGCGTGGCTGCGGCCTCTCGGTCTCCAGATGGCCCAGGCCCTTTGGtcctccgctgctgctgtgACATCTGTCATAATAACCAAGTTGCTTTTGTCTGCACGCTGCACTTGTTTACGCCCCGAAACGACTGTGGGGAAGGATGGGGACGGGAAGGCGGCTGAATCCGGAGCGTTTCGGAGCACTCCGTACACCGGCTACTGTCCTGTCCACCAGACGCACGTATGGGACGCTTTAGTGATGTGATGGGATGTGACATTTGGCTGTTTAATGTCACAGGAtgacattaaacattaaacaggCTGACATTTTGATACTGATAAATCTGGCATGAAAGCTTTAAGAAATGTCTCCCCCGGTTTGGGGAagccacttcacacacacacacacacacacacacacagatctgtgcTCACCGGGATTCTGGGAATTTGGTTAAGGTGGCCAGGCTGCTGGTGTACATGTGTCCGCCCACGTCGATGTGCACGGGGGCGTTGGACTTGGTGAGCTGTGCAGGAGTCGGGATGCCCTGGTTACTCAACGGAGACACCGGTGACCGTGTGATCATGGGTCTGGACATGCTGGAGCGATTATCCTGTAAAACACAGCGAAGCCGAGGTAAGTCAGACAGGACGAGGAGGCTCCTTCCTGATCCAGATGTGCCGATAACGCTTTGGAAAGCCAGCCTGGGGGGGTCTGTAATTAGGATTTAGATGATTTTCATTCCAAAGATTAAACAACAGTCTGGTTAACAAACAGCAGGAGTGAGGGGGGGGTTTCTTCTCTGCGTGCTGGAGCCGCCTGACCTTGACCTGAATGTTGCCACATCCACAAGCACCCATTCCTGTGGGCCATAATCTCCCAAAACCAAATTAATTTTCCGGCATCAATCTGAGAGTCTTGGAAACGAGCAGTAATGAGTCTTGATTGGAATTCTGTAATAGGATTTGGAGAAACCGTCTCCGGTTAACCTACAAACACCATTAACGGGCAGATCTCCTTGGAAATATTACTCAAAAGTTTCAGACACTTTGTGGAAATTGGAAACACTCGAGGACGCCCGTGCGTCGCGTCTGTCGGCGGGAGACCCCGCTCAGGTTCCACGCGAGTAAAACAAgaccgaaaaaaaaaaaccacgttAAAAGATTTGAAACATTTATAATGGTGAAGCAGGACGCGGAAGAATAACGCGCCGCCGGTGCGCATTCGATGAACACGCAAAGCTTCCAGAGAAGCTCCGCGCGTGTGTCACGTAAACGCGCGCAGTCGGAGCCCGACCCGAAGCCCCGAACCCGCTTTGTTTCCCAAAACGAGCGGATGAAATGTTGGCGTTTACCTGCGCCGGCATCACTGAGTTGGGAGACGAATTCACCGGGTGGTCATTCTGCTTGAGAGACGCTGCGGGGACCGGCTCTCCCCGGACCGCGTACATGAGCGAGGACTCCCTGCACTCCGCCGCTCGCATCGGGAGCCGTTTGAGGGACGCGTGCACGGACTCGTCCGCGGAACTGATTGGACGCGGTCGTTTTCTCGCCTTCTGATGCGTTAAGTCCATGATGTCCGTCTCGTCCATGGCCGCGCTCACTTTAAAGGTGCTCGGATCGACGCGCTCGCCTTCGCTTCCTTCCTTCCGATGCCTCCGCAACACGCTGGTGCCAAATGTGGAGCTGGGCAGGAGCGCCGTGGCTGTCAGACGGAGCGGCTTCCTTCGGAATGGCTGGGAGAAGTCAAAGCCCCGACAACATTAGCATCGCGGCGCCCGCGGCTCTTCTGGGCTGTCGCTGCTGCCGCGGCAGGTATGAGTGTCGCATTTTTATATAATGAAATAAATCGCGCCTCGCACGGCTCGATGCCCCCACTGCACGGCAGCGGCGCGCATCTGGACACGCCGCAGCTGGCCTTTGCCCTTTCGGGGCagcttttctgcccccccttccccagatAGAGGTTGCATTAAACGTCCAGACCCAAAGGGTCCTTAGCTTCTGGGATGGTGACCAGcccactcacacacctggacaaagGTGTCCCtttaaacgcccccccccccccacccacaaacacacgtcACTCCTCCcatcaactttttaaaaaagccttttgctttttttcccttttaattaGAATCTCGACTGAGTGATTTAAAGCCGTGCACAGGCCACATGCACAGATGTGCCTCCACTCTCAGCACCGCAGAGACGACTCCAGTGTTTGAACTTAAAGTCGGGTGCTCTCCTcagctgcacctttttttttcatacaGAGAAAAAGCAGGGAATCCACAAATTTTAATAACATTCAGATTAAAATTAATTAGTTCAACCGCTGGCCTTAAAACATCCACCCTTCTGCTTCTCATTGGCAGCGCGGGTTTCACACCTAGCTACCCAATTAGCAATTAAGCTTGCCTTTGAGTGCAGGCCTCCAATGCGGTGTGTGATCCTGCTCTGATTTGCATGCCGCTTGTGCATGCGCTGATAAGCGCAGGCAGCAGCCATACATAGTTTTAAAATTCAACTCCAGAAATCCCTCGCAGAAGGCAAAAGGACCCGCGGGGCACGAGGGAGAGAAATCACATGGCTGCTCTTCAAAAGGGGACCTGTGTAAGGCAGCCGGCAAAGTGCGTGGGATCACACTCAGAATGCAGGTAATTTGTTCCCTGACTAatttgtggagatggtggtggtggtggtggtggtggtgtgtgtgtgtgtgtgtgtgtgtgtgtgggagcctGTAGAGAGCAAGTTCTGAAAACAGCTTGGTGGAATTGGATTTCCTCAAAGCCTTGTCATCGCAAAGGTGGATTGGGTGTAAAATCTGTGAGGCATTATGGAAAATTgcaggggagacagaggagagggtgAAAGAGCGGGTAGGTGGGAAGTGGAAGGGGGTTACAGGCACGCCGCCGCTATCACCCGCCGCTATCTGGAGGTACACAAGCACACCTGCAGCTCGCTGCTTCACACTGGGAGCTGATCTATCAAGCCCCAGGTGCTCGTCACCTGTTGCCCGTTGACGGAAGATCCTGAAGTTTCCAGCACGACTAGAACAGAAAAAAGCCTCAGACTCTGAGAGCGGGCCCGTTTGGCCCGCCTGTGTTGTGCCACAGTatgcaaaaacaaatcagaaacAGGCACGCCGCACCGGAGCCCGCAGCCATTTGGCTGCTGCGCGTTACTCCACCGTTTTCC contains:
- the kctd1 gene encoding BTB/POZ domain-containing protein KCTD1 isoform X2 encodes the protein MFQDNRSSMSRPMITRSPVSPLSNQGIPTPAQLTKSNAPVHIDVGGHMYTSSLATLTKFPESRIGRLFDGTEPIVLDSLKQHYFIDRDGHMFRYILNFLRTSKLLIPDDFKDYSLLYEEARYFQLQPMLAELERWRQDQELGRVLRPCECLVVRVAPELGERITLSGDKALIEDVFPEIGDVMCNSVNAGWNHDSTHVIRFPLNGYCHLNSVQVLERLQQRGFEIAGSCGGGVDSSQFSEYVLRRELRRPSQRGSNSNRIKQEQLD
- the kctd1 gene encoding BTB/POZ domain-containing protein KCTD1 isoform X1 — its product is MFQPFRRKPLRLTATALLPSSTFGTSVLRRHRKEGSEGERVDPSTFKVSAAMDETDIMDLTHQKARKRPRPISSADESVHASLKRLPMRAAECRESSLMYAVRGEPVPAASLKQNDHPVNSSPNSVMPAQDNRSSMSRPMITRSPVSPLSNQGIPTPAQLTKSNAPVHIDVGGHMYTSSLATLTKFPESRIGRLFDGTEPIVLDSLKQHYFIDRDGHMFRYILNFLRTSKLLIPDDFKDYSLLYEEARYFQLQPMLAELERWRQDQELGRVLRPCECLVVRVAPELGERITLSGDKALIEDVFPEIGDVMCNSVNAGWNHDSTHVIRFPLNGYCHLNSVQVLERLQQRGFEIAGSCGGGVDSSQFSEYVLRRELRRPSQRGSNSNRIKQEQLD